The window CGCGCGAATATAGGTACACAGGTAGACATATTGATGCGCGACATTTTCGTTGGTCGGCGCAGCCGGTCTACGCCGGGAGGTCATGCGTGAATCCAACAAACTTACCCGCGGCAGCGCAACAACCCGCTGCAGCGAACCCCGCCGAGCAACTGTTAGCCCAGCTCCAAGGGCCCGCACTACCGGACCCAATTGGCATTTGGCCTCTGGCACCTGGCTGGTGGATATTGTTAGTGCTGGTTATTGCGCTGATCAGTGGCATCATTGTGTTTTCCGTGCGTCACCGTCGCGCAACGGCCTATCGCCGCACAGCCTTGCGCGAACTTGCCCGCATTGAACAATCGCTGTCCGGGCGAGAGCAATTATTCGCTGTGATGGCGCTGCTCAAGCGCACCTGTTTCACCGCTTACCCCCAGCAGCGCAACGAGATTGCGAGCCTGCACGGTTTAGCCTGGCTTCAGCGATTAGAGCAAAACTGTGCG of the Teredinibacter turnerae T7901 genome contains:
- a CDS encoding DUF4381 domain-containing protein, which codes for MNPTNLPAAAQQPAAANPAEQLLAQLQGPALPDPIGIWPLAPGWWILLVLVIALISGIIVFSVRHRRATAYRRTALRELARIEQSLSGREQLFAVMALLKRTCFTAYPQQRNEIASLHGLAWLQRLEQNCALTKLSSSEREAFAYCFSGEIYRDEPPHADVVSGATHVARFWIAHHRRKPAQQTTGEASAHVSV